The Carassius gibelio isolate Cgi1373 ecotype wild population from Czech Republic chromosome B22, carGib1.2-hapl.c, whole genome shotgun sequence genome window below encodes:
- the LOC127986819 gene encoding ribonuclease inhibitor-like yields the protein MDSHSKVEKMKLNNCRLTEKSCSVLATVLSSKTILKEMNLNNSRLLDSGVKKICEGLKNPVCELKILKLSDCSITEEGYKALASALRSNPSHLIELDLTGNDPGESGVKELSDLLQDPNCKLKTLRFLSPAADEACQFVTGIVGRNPLLLRELNLSEHELGGTRVKQIAALLQDKHCKLNTLILSDCSITEEGYKALASALRSNPSHLIELDLKGNDPGQSGVKELSDLLQHPNCQLKTLRFLGPAAEEACHYVTAIVGKNPLLFRELNLSERELEDTSIKLLAALLQDKHCTINTLILCGCSIKEKQCLILTSALKLNSSHLRELDLSDNMLQNRGVKILCDVLKDSHCKLDRLRLRYCDMTDEGCSALTSALKSNPSHLRELDLSGNKLGVENLDVLLRNPEFNLQILALCGCSITEKQCLSLSSALRSNLSHLRELDLSENELKNTGVNHLCDTLKDSNCKVERLRLRCCDVTEEGCSSVTSALKSNPSHLRELNLSGNPLGDSGVKHLCDLLMNPQCNLEILDLCRSRITEKQCLILILGLCSNPSHLRELDLSENQMKNAGVDHLCDVLKDSHCKLERLRLRSCDITDEGCSVLTSALKSNPSHLRELDLSGNKVKNKGLRHLCDILKNLDCKLERLR from the exons ATGGACTCCCATAGCAAAGTGGAGAAAATGAA GCTGAACAATTGTAGGCTGACAGAGAAAAGCTGTTCAGTTCTAGCTACTGTTCTCTCCTCCAAAACCATCCTGAAAGAGATGAACCTGAACAACAGTCGTCTGCTGGACTCAGGAGTCAAAAAGATCTGTGAGGGACTGAAAAATCCTGTGTGTGAACTGAAGATACTCAA actttcagactgcagtatcactgaagaaggttataaagctctggcttcagctctgagatcaaacccttcacacctgatagagctggatctcacaggaaatgatcctggagaatcaggagtgaaggagctcagtgatttactacaggatccaaattGTAAACTGAAGACACTGAG GTTTTTgagtcctgctgcagatgaagccTGTCAATttgtgactggaattgtgggaAGAAACCCGTTACTTCTGAGAGAACTgaatctgagtgaacatgaacTAGGAGGCACACGAGTGAAACAGAtcgctgctctactgcaggataaacactgtaaactcaacacactgat actttcagactgcagtatcactgaagaaggttataaagctctggcttcagctctgagatcaaacccttcacacctgatagagctggatctcaaaggaaatgatcctggacaatcaggagtgaaggagctcagtgatttactacagcatccaaactgtcaactcaagacactgag GTTTTTAGGTCCTGCTGCAGAAGAAGCCTGTCATTATGTGACTgcaattgtgggtaaaaacccacTACTTTTTAGAGAACTGAATCTGAGTGAACGTGAACTTGAAGACACAAGTATAAAGCTGCttgctgctctactgcaggataaacactgtacaatCAACACACTGAT tctgtgtggatgcagtattaaagagaaacagtgtctcatcctgacatCAGCTCTGAAATTAAActcatcacacctgagagaactggacctcAGTGACAATATGCTACAAAACAGAGGAGTGAAGATTttatgtgacgtactgaaggattcacACTGTAAACTGGATAGATTGAG GTTAAGATACTGTGATatgacagatgaaggttgttctgctctgacttcagctctgaaatcaaacccatcacacctgagagaactggacctcAGTGGAAATAAACTAGGAGTTGAAAACCTTGATGTCCTGCTGAGGAACCCAGAATTCAATCTGCAAATACTAGC tctgtgtggatgcagtattacagagaaacaatgTCTCAGTCTAAGTTCAGCTCTGCGTTCAAACCTTTCACATCTGCGAGAGCTGGACCTCAGTGAAAATGAACTAAAAAATACAGGagtgaatcacttatgtgacACACTGAAGGATTCAAACTGTAAAGTAGAGAGACTGAG GTTAAGATGCTGTGATGTGACAGAAGAAGGTTGTTCTTCtgtgacttcagctctgaaatcaaacccatcacatcTGAGAGAATTGAACCTGAGTGGAAATccactaggagactctggagtgaaacacctctgtgatctactgatgaacccACAATGCAATCTGGAAATACTAGA tctgtgtcgATCCagaattacagagaaacagtgtctcatcctgattCTAGGTCTGTgttcaaacccatcacacctgagagagttGGACCTGAGTGAGAATCAAATGAAAAACGCAGGAGTGGatcacttatgtgacgtactgaaggattcacactgtaaactggagagacTGAG GTTAAGATCCTGCGATAtaacagatgaaggttgttctgttctgacttcagctctgaaatcaaacccatcacacctgagagaactggaccttagtggaaataaagtaaaaaacaaaggaCTGAGGCACTTATGTGACATACTGAAGAATTTAgactgtaaactggagagattgaggtaA
- the LOC127986817 gene encoding uncharacterized protein LOC127986817, with the protein MDYYKHSNLRRKARKRVDNLMQKIVTLPSGKEGESINQHLESHIDEPELNREGCQQDMQEPPDSLIEEIVLNREGSLDMEDSIGCNGSSSVKSDHEILLGSLGDWAVRFGVSLVALSALLSILRIYFPFLPKDGRSLLKTKTDYKLEMLAGGSFHYFGIVNVVQRKFTRLLSSFPEGYEFLLQLNFDGLPLFKSSSIQFWPILGKLPRLSKKPFVIALFCGTAKPKTLSDYLKHLVQELKSISTGFVCQGKTFLLKVCSVICDAPARAFIKGIKSHTGYYGCDKCLQRGIYTNHRMTFPELTAACRTDESFRLEANEDHHLTHCPLVDTGVDMVAGFPHDYMHLVCLGVMRRLLELWVGTAGSLRTRISSLQASLISDKLLALAHHIPSEFARKPRALSERLRWKATELRQFLLFTGPIVLKGVLLSQVYDNFMLLSVAIYILVSPQYCLQLNHLAHHFLVSFVEHYGLLYGKDQVVYNIHGLVHLAGDVKVHGHLDGISGFPYENLLGELKRMIRKAHNPLPQVIRRLSEHEQRGCDFDSPIEQEPFLKSPHHDGPVPEGLLENISQFKQLIADGVTLKTSSKDDCIVIDGNVVSVQNIVSHEDKVYAMYQEYRVKEALYSYPLDSRELGIYIVSHLSPVMHCVEMVKPVQKCVRLPLGDKFAVFPLPHTN; encoded by the coding sequence ATGGACTATTACAAGCATAGCAATTTAAGGAGGAAGGCTAGGAAAAGAGTGgataatttaatgcaaaaaatagTCACTCTGCCATCTGGTAAAGAAGGCGAGAGCATTAACCAGCATCTTGAAAGTCACATTGATGAGCCTGAGCTTAATAGGGAAGGATGTCAACAAGACATGCAAGAACCCCCCGATAGCCTGATTGAAGAGATTGTGCTCAATAGGGAAGGATCTCTTGATATGGAAGACAGCATTGGCTGTAATGGTTCTAGCAGTGTGAAGAGCGACCATGAAATTTTATTGGGCAGCTTAGGTGACTGGGCAGTTAGATTTGGGGTGTCTTTGGTGGCTCTGTCAGCCTTACTGTCAATTCTTAGGATATACTTTCCCTTCCTGCCAAAGGATGGAAGGTCACTGCTTAAAACAAAGACAGACTACAAATTGGAGATGCTTGCTGGTGGCTCATTTCACTATTTTGGTATAGTGAATGTCGTCCAAAGAAAGTTCACCAGGTTATTATCCTCTTTTCCAGAAGGCTATGAATTTCTTTTACAGCTAAATTTTGATGGATTACCTCTTTTTAAAAGCTCATCCATTCAGTTTTGGCCCATTCTGGGTAAATTACCAAGACTCTCCAAAAAGCCTTTTGTGATAGCATTGTTTTGTGGGACGGCAAAGCCCAAAACACTGTCTGACTATCTAAAACATTTAGTTCAAGAGTTGAAAAGCATCAGTACTGGCTTTGTTTGTCAGGGCAAAACATTTCTCTTGAAAGTTTGTTCTGTTATTTGTGACGCACCAGCAAGGGCATTTATCAAAGGTATCAAGTCCCACACTGGATATTATGGCTGTGATAAGTGCTTACAAAGAGGAATATACACAAATCACCGTATGACATTTCCTGAGCTCACTGCTGCATGTAGAACAGATGAATCCTTTAGATTAGAAGCAAATGAAGATCACCACCTTACTCATTGTCCTCTGGTAGATACTGGAGTTGATATGGTTGCTGGTTTTCCCCATGATTACATGCACTTAGTGTGTTTGGGTGTTATGAGGAGACTTCTTGAACTGTGGGTTGGCACTGCTGGCTCTTTGCGCACCAGAATTTCGTCTTTGCAAGCATCCTTAATCTCTGATAAACTTTTGGCATTAGCACATCATATTCCATCTGAATTTGCAAGGAAACCTCGGGCACTCAGTGAGAGACTGAGGTGGAAAGCAACAGAACTGCGCCAATTTTTGCTGTTCACTGGTCCTATAGTTTTGAAAGGTGTCTTGCTGTCTCAAGTGTATGATAACTTCATGCTTCTTTCTGTTGCTATCTATATTTTGGTTAGCCCGCAGTATTGTTTACAATTGAACCACTTGGCTCATCATTTTCTTGTCTCATTTGTGGAGCATTATGGCTTGCTATATGGTAAAGACCAAGTAGTGTACAACATTCATGGGTTAGTGCATCTTGCTGGTGATGTGAAGGTACATGGCCATTTAGATGGTATCTCTGGCTTCCCTTATGAGAATTTATTGGGTGAACTTAAGAGAATGATAAGGAAAGCTCACAATCCTCTACCACAGGTTATACGCAGGTTATCTGAACATGAACAGAGGGGCTGTGATTTTGATTCACCCATTGAGCAGGAACCCTTTTTAAAATCTCCACATCACGATGGGCCAGTACCAGAGGGCCTTTTGGAAAATATCAGTCAGTTCAAGCAGTTGATAGCCGATGGTGTCACTCTAAAAACATCAAGTAAAGATGACTGCATTGTCATTGACGGGAACGTTGTTTCTGTGCAAAACATAGTTAGTCATGAAGACAAAGTGTATGCCATGTACCAGGAGTATAGAGTCAAAGAAGCACTTTACAGTTACCCACTCGACTCAAGGGAACTGGGAATATACATCGTCTCTCATTTGTCTCCTGTGATGCACTGTGTAGAGATGGTTAAGCCTGTGCAAAAGTGTGTGCGGTTGCCCTTGGGAGACAAGTTTGCAGTGTTCCCTCTTCCTCACACAAATTAA